The DNA window GGTCACCCGCGACCTCACCGAGCGGCGCAGCATGGCCCGCGCCCTGGACGAGCGCGGCCTGCTGCTGGCCCGGCTCATCGAGGCCCAGGAACGGGAGCGCCGCCGCATCGCCAACGACGTGCACGGCGACACCATCCAGTCCATGGTCGCCGTCGGCATGCGGCTGCGCCTGCTGGAGTCCCGCCTGCGGGACTCGGCGCTGCCCGGCGAGTACGCCGACGCGGTGCACGGCATCGACGAGACGGTCGACGCCGCCGCGGACCGGCTGCGCGAGCTCGCCTTCCGGCTGCGCCCGCCCGAGGAGGGCCTGGTCGCGAGCCTGGGCGCGTACATCGAGACGGTCATGGCGGGCACCGGCGTGCGGTGCGAGCTGGCGTACGACCTCGACGCCGAGCCGCCGGCCGAGGCCGCCGTCACCGTCTTCCGCATCTGCCAGGAGGCGCTGACCAACGTGGCCAGGCACGCCGGCGCGGCCTCCGTCACGGTGTCGCTGGTCTCGCTCGACCGGGGCGTGCACGTACGGGTGCGCGACGACGGCGTGGGCCTGGACCGGCCCGGCGGGCAGAGCGGGCACTTCGGGCTGATCGAGATGCGCGAGCGCGCCGAGACGGCCGGCGGCTGGTGGGACATCAAGGGCGAGCCGGGCGCGGGCACGACGGTCGAGTTCTGGGTCCCCGCCGTGCCCCGCCTGCCCTGAGCGCGGGAAGGATCAGCCGGCGTTCGCGGCGCACCAGGCGGCCCACGTGGTGGCGCCCTTGTTGAGCTGCTTGGCGTGGAAGGAGGTCCAGGAGTTCTCGCTGGCGCCCGGCGCGCTCGGGGCGCTCCGGTAGAGCGGGTGGTTCTGCTCGACCTCGGCGCGGATCCACGGCTCGACGTCGGCGTACGCGTTCAGCGACCAGCTCCTGGCGTGGTAGGTGAGCTGGCCGCGCACCTCGCTCTCGGCCAGGCACATGAACGGCGCCCACGGGCTCGTCCGGCTCCAGGCGATCTTCGTCTTCATCGCGCCCGAGGGCACCTTGCCCGGCTGGGCGCGGGCCGCCACCTCGCGGTCGTCGACGAAGAAGTCGAACATCTCCTGGGCCGCGTACACGCCGCCCACCAGCCCGAACCGCTCGCCGAGCGCGGTGCCGAGGTCGGTGCGCACGGGGATGTCGCTGGTCCAGACGGTCTCGTCGTGCAGCCTGCGCGTGGGCGGGCCGGCGTAGGACGGGGTGACGTCGAACGGGCCGAAGTTCACCGTGTCGTTGTTGATGGGGACGACCGGATAGGTCTTGAGGTCGACCGGGTTCTTCCACTCCCGCAGGATCTTCGTCGGATCGGCGGGGTCGGTGTAGAAGACGATCTCACGGGAGAGCTGGTAGAGCTTGGTGGTGCCGGGCACCCGGTAGAGGCGGCGGATGTTGTAGCCCTCGATGCCGAACAGCTTCTGGCCGTGCCGCAGCCCCGGCTCCAGGGCGTTGCCCTCGACGTTGGCATAGACGCTGCCGGAGATCCTGAACACCATGTCCTTGCCGTCGGGGCGGCCGAACGTCTGGAGGGACAGCAGCGCGTTCTTGTCGGTGACCGTCTTGAAGACCGGGCCCGGCAGCGTCGGGTCGGTCGTCCTGCCCTCCGCGGCCGCCGACGCGGGGGCGGTGAGGGCGAGGAACAGCGCGGCCAGGGCGACCGGCGCGGTCAGACGGCGTTTCGGCATGGGGGTGCTCCGGGAATAGGGGGTTCGGACCGCCAATTGTGATCACGAACGCGCCGGAGCTGTCCACTCGCGCCGGCGCTTCCGTGATCGGCGGGCCCGCCTCCCGAGCCGCCGGTCAGCCCTCGGCGCCGCCGGAGATCAGGGTGAGCGCCTGGTGGGCGATCTCCCACTCCTCGTCCGTCGGGACCACCAGCACCGGCACCTCCGCGCCAGGGGCGGAGACGGCGCGCTCGCCGTCCCCGGCCGCGTTGAGCGCGGGGTCCACGGCGAGGCCGAGCCGGTCGAGCCCGGCCAGCGCCTCCGCGCGGGTGGCGGCGTCGTGCTCGCCCACCCCGCCGGTGAAGACGACGGCGTCCACCCGGCCGAGCAGCGCGTAGTAGGCGCCGACGTACTTGCGGATGCGCCGGGTGTAGATCCGCAGCGCCAGGCGGGCCTCGTCGTCGTCGCGGGCGCGCACCTCCCGCATGTCGAGGGTGCCGGCCAGCGCGAGCAGGCCGGACCGGCGGCTGAGGTCCTGCTCCACCTGCTGCGGGTCGGCGCCGGACACACGGGCGAGGTAGCCGGCGAGCCCCGGGTCCACGTCGCCGGAGCGGGTGCCCATCACCAGCCCCTCCAGCGGGGTCAGGCCCATGGAGGTGTCGACGCTGCGCCCCCCGGAGATCGCGGTCGCGCTGGCCCCGTTGCCGAGGTGCAGCACGATCAGGTTGAGCTCGGTGAGGTCGCGGCCGAGCATGGCGGCGGCCCGGCGCGAGACGTAGGCGCAGGAGGTGCCGTGGAAGCCGAAGCGCCGCACGCCCAGCTCCTCGCGCCAGTCGCGCGGCACCGCGTACGTGTACGCCTCCGGCGGCAACGTCCGGTGGAAGGCCGTGTCGAACACCGCCACCTGCGGCACCGAGGGGAACGCCTTGCGCGCCAGCCGGATCCCGGCCAGGTTGACCGGGTTGTGCAGCGGCGCGAGCGGCGCCAGCTCCTCGATCACGGCCACCACCTCGTCGTCCACGAGCACCGGCCCGCCGAAGCGCGCGCCGCCGTGCACGACGCGGTGCCCGACCGCGACCGGGTCCAGCTCCGGGCCGGCCGCGGCGAAGGCCTCCATCATCGCGTCCAGGCCGTCGCCGTGGTCGGGGAAGGGCCGCTCCCGCACGTACGGCGGCCCGTCCCCGGCGTGGTGGGTGAGCCGTCCGGACCGCTCGCCGATGCGCTCGATCAGCCCTCGGGCCGGGCGATCGTGGGTCCGGACGTCCACCAGTTCGTACTTGATCGATGAGGATCCCGTGTTCAGGACGAGAATGTGGCCGGCCATGTCCAGGAGCTTATTTCGCCGGGGTCCTCGCCGTGCTCGCGGGTGTAGGCACGGGCGTACAGCCGGGCGTCGCTCATGCGCTGGCGCAGGTGGGCGGCCTTGGAGCCGAGTCCTGGGACGCGGTCGATGACGTCGATGACCAGGTGGTGGCGGTCGATGTCGTTGAGCATGGCCATGTCGAAGGGCGTGGTGGTGGTGCCTTCCTCCTTGTAGCCGCGGACGTGGAGGTTGGCGTGGCCGTGGCGGCGGTAGGTGAGCTGGTGGATCAGCGAGGGGTAGCCGTGGAAGTTGAAGATGATCGGTTTGTCCACGGTGAACAGGGTGTCGAACTCGGTGTCGGGCATGCCGTGCGGGTGTTCGGACCTGGGCTGGAGCCGCATGAGGTCGACGACGTTGATGACGCGGACCTTGAGCTGGGGCAGGTGCTCGCGCAGCAGGGCGGCGGCGGCCAGGGTCTCCAGGGTGGGGACGTCGCCGGCGCAGGCGAGCACCACGTCGGGCTCGGTTCCCTCGTCGGTGGAGGCCCAGGGCAGGATGCCGAGGCCGCGGGTGTTGTGGACGATGGCCTCGTCCATGGTGAACAGGTCGAGCACGGGTTGTTTGCCGGCCACGATGACGTTGACGTAGTCGCGCGAGCGCAGGCAGTGGTCGGCGACGGAGAGCAGGGTGTTGGCGTCCGGCGGCAGGTAGACCCGCACCACGGACGCCTTCTTGTTGACGACGACGTCGAGGAAGCCGGGGTCCTGGTGGCTGAAGCCGTTGTGGTCCTGCCGCCACACGTGCGACGACAGCAGATACGTCAGCGACGCCACCGGCCGCCGCCACGGGATCTTGTGCGCGGTCTCCAGCCACTTGGCGTGCTGGTTGAACATCGCGTCCACGATGTGGATGAACGCCTCGTAGCAGTTGAACAGTCCGTGTCTGCCGGTCAGCAGGTAGCCCTCCAGCCAGCCCTGGCACAGGTGCTCCGACAGCACCTCCATGACCCGGCCGCCGGCGCCCAGGTCCTCGTCGGTGGGCAGCAGCTCGGCGTCCCAGGCCCGGTCGGTGACCTCGAAGACGGCCTGCAGCCGGTTGGAGGCGGTCTCGTCCGGGCCCATCAGCCGGAACGTGGTCGGGTTCGCGGCGATCACGTCGCGCAGCAGCCCGCCGAGCACGCGGGTGGGCTCGCTCTGCTGGGCGGCGGGCGACTTGACCTCGACCGCGTGCCGGCGGAAGTCGGGCAGCCGCAGGGGCTGCAGCAGCTCCCCGCCGTTGGCGTGCGGGTTGGCGCTCATCCGCAGCGGACCGGCCGGGACCAGCTCGACGACCTCCGGGACCGGCCGGCCGTCGGCGTCGAACAGTTCCTCGGGCCGGTAGGAGCGCATCCACTCCTCCAGCAGCGCCAGGTGCGCCGGGTTGTCGCGCACCTTGGCGAGCGGCACCTGGTGGGCCCGCCACGTGCCCTCGACGGGCTTGCCGTCCACCTCCTTCGGCCCGGTCCAGCCCTTCGGCGTGCGCAGGATGATCATCGGCAGCCGCGGGGCGTCGCCGGCCTTGTAGGCGGCCATCTGCTCCCAGCAGACGTCCAGCGTGGCCGCCATCTGCTCGTGGTCGGGGCCGACGATGTGCGGGCGGTAGCCGTAGCCCTCCATGAGCTTCAGCAGCTCCGTCTCGGGGATCCTGGCGAGCACCGTGGGGTTGGCGATCTTGTAGCCGTTGAGGTGCAGGATCGGCAGGACGACGCCGTCGCGGCGGCGGTCCAGGAACTTGTTGGAGTGCCAGCTCGCGGCGAGGGGGCCGGTCTCGGCCTCGCCGTCGCCGATGACGCACGCCACCACCAGATCCGGGTTGTCGAACGCGGCCCCGTAGGCGTGGGCCAGCGCGTAACCCAGCTCGCCGCCCTCGTGGATCGAGCCCGGCGTCTCGGGCGCCACGTGGCTGGGGACGCCGCCGGGGAAGGAGAACTGCCGGAACAGCGCCCGCATCCCCTGCGCGTCCTGGGTGATGTCGGGGTAGCGCTCGGTGTACGTCCCCTCCAGCCAGGCGTGGGCCACCGCGGCGGGGCCGCCGTGCCCCGGCCCCGCGATGTAGATCATGTCCTGGTCCCGCTCCTTGATCACCCGGTTGAGGTGGGCGAAGCAGAAGTTCAGCCCGGGGGTGGTGCCCCAGTGGCCGAGCAGGCGGGGCTTGATGTGCTCCGGCCGCAGCGGCTCGGTCAGCAGCGGGTTGTCCAGCAGGTAGATCTGCCCGACCGACAGGTAGTTGGCCGCGCGCCAGTACGCGTCGATATGCCTCATGCCCATGCCCATTCCTCTGAGAGCGGTGCTGAACCCCCCAGAAGGGGGCGAATTCGACATTCAGTGGGCCCGTGGATCCCACCGGGGACGCAAAGACACGACTCCGCCGTGCGCGGAATCATCCTCGACGGGTACGGGGTTACGGAACGATGGACCAGGATCTGATCGATGTGGCACGCGCTTTGCGGTGCGAGGAGGAGACACGTGGACGGCGACATCACCCAGAGCCAGGAGTGGGCGGCGCTGGGCAAGCACCAGGAGGAGCTGGCCGGCAGGCATCTGCGTGAGCTGTTCGCGCAGGATCCCGGCCGGGCCGGGCGTATGACGGTGACCGCCGGCGACCTCTACCTCGACTACTCCAAGCACCGCGCCACCGAGGAGACCGTCGAGCTGCTGGTGGCCCTGGCCGAGCGGGCGGGCCTGCGCGACCGCGTCGAGGCCATGTTCGGCGGCGAGCACATCAACGTCAGCGAGGACCGCGCCGTGCTGCACGTCGCGCTGCGGATGCCGCGCGAGGCCGAGCTGGTGGTCGACGGCCAGGACGTGCCCGCCGACGTGCACGCCGTGCTCGACAGGATGAGCGCCTTCGCCGACCGGGTGCGGGGCAAGGAGTGGCGGGGCGCCACCGGCAAGCCCATCGAGACCGTCGTCAACATCGGCATCGGCGGCTCCGACCTCGGCCCCGCGATGGCCTACGAGGCGCTGCGCGACTACGCCGACGCCGGCGTCACCGCCCGCTTCGTCTCCAACATCGACCCCGCCGACATCCTCGGCAACCTGCGCGACCTCGACCCCGAGACCACGCTGTTCGTGGTCAGCTCCAAGACCTTCACCACCCTGGAGACCCTCACCAACGCCCGCGTCGCCCGGAGCTGGCTGACCGGCGCGCTCGGCGACGACGCGGTCGCCAGGCACTTCGTCGCCGTCTCCACCAACGCCGCCAAGGTCGCCGAGTTCGGCATCGACACCGCCAACATGTTCGGCTTCTGGGACTGGGTGGGCGGCCGCTACTCCTACGACGGGGCCATCGGGCTGTCGCTCATGATCGCGATCGGGCCCGGGCGCTTCCGCGAGATGCTCGCCGGGTTCCGCGCCATGGACGAGCACTTCCGCACCACGCCGTTCGAGCGGAACATGCCGGTGATCATGGGCATGCTCGGCATCTGGTACACCGACTTCTTCGACGCCGAGACCCGCGCCGTCCTGCCCTACAGCCAGCGCCTGCACCGCTTCCCCGCCTACCTCCAGCAGCTCACCATGGAGTCCAACGGCAAGTCGGTGAAGGCCGACGGCACCCCGGTCACCGCGCAGACCGGCGAGATCTTCTGGGGCGAGCCGGGCACCAACGGCCAGCACGCCTTCTACCAGCTCCTCCACCAGGGCACCCGGCTCGTGCCCGCCGACTTCATCGGCTTCGCCGAGCCGCACGAGGACCGCGAGGGCATGCACGACCAGCTCACCGCCAACCTGCTGGCGCAGACCTCGGCGCTGGCGTTCGGCAGGACGGCCGAGGAGATCGCGGCCGAGGGCACTCCGGCCGGCATCGTCGCCCACAAGGTCATGCCCGGCAACCGGCCCACCTCCACGATCCTCGCGCCGAAGCTCACCCCGTCCACGCTGGGGCAGCTCGTCGCCCTCTACGAGCACATCGTGTTCGTCGAGGGCACCGTCTGGGGCATCGACTCCTTCGACCAGTGGGGTGTCGAGCTGGGCAAGAAAATGGCCTCCGACCTCGCCCCCGCCCTCACTTCCGACGAGCCGCCCACCACCTTCCCCGACCCCTCGACCGAGCGGCTGGTCCGCCGCTACCGCGAGCTGCGCGGCCGGCGCGCGTAGTCGGCCGGCGGCTTCTGGGCGAGGATGTCCCCATGGACATCAAGGAGTTGGTCGAACGCACCAAGGACACCGCCACCGTCGGGCGCGTCTTCGGTGAGCCGATCCAGCACGGCGACATCGTCGTCATCCCCGTGGCCAGGGTCGTCCAGGGCGGCGGGGCCGGCCAGGGGCAGGGCAGGAACGACAAGGAGGAGGGCGGCGGGAGCGGCCTCGGCTTCGGCCACGGGGCCGCGCCCGCCGGGGTCTACGTCATCAAGGACGGCGAGGTGAAGTGGCATCCCGCCGTGGACGTCAACCGGATCGTCCTCGGCGGCCAGTTCGTGGCCGTCGTGCTGCTGCTGACGGTGCGCGCGATCCTCAAACCCCTCCGCCGCCGCCGGCGGCGCTGACCCCCGCGCCGAGCGGCGTGACGGCTCGGGGGTTCAGGCCAGGGTTCAGGACGACGGGGTTCAGGCCCGGGTTCAGGGCGGGCCTCGGGCCGTTCAGGGCGGCCGGGGTTCAGGCCAGGGTGACGCCCAGCAGGTGGCCGAGGCCGAAGGTCACGGTGGCCGCGCCCACGCCGAGCGCGAGCTGCCGCAGGCCGCCCTGCCACCAGGGCCGCGCCGTCATGGCGGCCACCGCCGAGCCGAACCCGAACAACCCGAGCACGCTCAGCACCACGGCCACCGCCAGCCCCGAGGCCCCGAACAGGAACGGCGCCAGCGGCACCAGCGCCCCCAGGGCGAAGGCGAGGAACGACGAGGCCGCCGCCAGGTACGGCGAGGGCAGGTCGTCGGGGTCCACGCCCAGCTCCTCGCGCACGTGCACGCGCAGGGCCTGCTCGGGGTCGGCCGACAGCCTGTCGGCCACCTGGCGGGCGAGGTCAGGGTCCAGGCCGCGCGACTCGTACAGCGCGGCCAGCTCGGCGCGCTCGCCCTCGGGGTTGCGGGCCAGCTCGCGCCGCTCGACGGCGATCTCCGCCCGCATGAGCTCGGTCTGCGACTTCACGGAGGTGTACTCCCCGGCCGCCATGGAGAACGCCCCGGCGGCCAGCCCGGCGAACCCGGCCAGCACCGCGGCCTTCCCGCCGGTGCCCGCCGCGCCCACGACGCCGGCGATCAGCGCGAAGTTGGACACGAGCCCGTCCATCGCTCCGAACACCGCCGGACGCAGCCAGCCACCGGTCACGTCGCGGTGCGTGTGGTGCTGCTCGGGGGAGCGTGGCTCGGCGAGCTCGATGGTCATGGAAATCCTCCACTTACGGATGCTCTTGTCCAAAAATCTACGGTTTTGCGACAAGATCCGCAACGAAGGAAAGGCTAGCCTGACCTGCGAAAAAACCGTTCTGCCAGGGGTCCGTCACGCCGGGTGACCGGGCGGATGCATGAAGATCCCTGCGGCGCGCGACCGCAGGGATGGTGATCGAAGGGTTCGGCGGCCGACCGGGCGCGGTGGCCGATCGGACCGGGTGGCCGGTCAGGCGCGAACCGGTGCCTCCGGAGTGACCGCGGCCCCTGCGGGCCCCGTGGGCAGGTCGGCGAGGGTGTCGCCGGTCGGCGGGGTGCCGCGCAGCATGGCCGCGCAGTCCGCGATCGTCTCCTCCAGCAGCCGCCGCAGCAGCGCGTCCGGGTCGTTGACGCACGCCTGCACGATGCCCACGACCGCGAGCTGGACCGCGTTCGGGGCGGCGTACCTGCGGAAGCCCTTCTCGGTGATCTTGGCGGCCCGGCTGAAGCGCCTGGCCTGCTCCCTCGCGTGCGGGACCTCGTCCAGGGCCCGCCGGCTCGCCTCGCTCAGCCGGCCGGGCGGCGCGCCGTCCAGCCTGGCGAGCATCTCCTCGGCCGCCAGCACCGACACGGCCAGCGCGAGCTGGCGTTCGGCCGCGGCCACCGGCAGCGCCGTCGTGGCGCAGCGCAGCGCGATCCGCGCGTCCACGCGCAGGTCGTCGCCGGTCAGCCCGATGATCGAGGGGACGAGGGGGACCAGCGCGGCCCGGTTCTCGTCGTCGACGTTGTCGTTGACCAGGCGGGCGAGTGCGGCCAGCAGCGGGTGCGTGCAGGCCGGATGGTCGCTCCAGCGTTCCCCGGCAAGGTAGGAGGCCAGTTCCATGAAGCAGGCACCGCGTTTCGGGTTGCGATGTCTGCCTCGGGACAGGATCGGCAGGTGCTCAAGGTGATTGTCCACGGGTGCTCCACTGCTCCACGCGATCGCCGTCTATCCAGTCTGCGCCGTGAGTCCCGGCATTTCCAGCGATCTGTACGGGACGTGTACCTTTCGTCCGTTCATGCGCCCGCTGCCCGGAGCCGGAACGGCGAAACGTCCTCACGGCGTGACGAAGACGGCCACCGTGCGTCCCGGCACGATGAGCGTCCCGCCCGCCCGGTCGAACACCGACCCGCGGACCACCGGGTCCGCCGAGGCCGCCAGCACCGGATGCAGCGCCGGCTCCTGCCCGGCCGGCGCCGTCACCGGCAGCGCGAGCTCGTACGGGGTCGCGTTGAGCACCGCCGTCACCGCGCTCCAGCGCGGATCGATCCCGGCGGTGTCCACGTGCATGACGATGACGCCGTCCGGCGCGGCGGGGAACGACAGCCGCCGCCGCACCTCCTCTCCCGACCCGAGCGCGAACGCCGGCGTCGAGGCGCGGACCCGCAGCAGCTCCCCGACCCGGCCGCGGGCCGCGCCGATCGCCTCGCAGCCCGGCCGCAGCGCCGGATCGGCCAGCAGCGGCCGGGCGTACGGCCAGCGGACCTCGTTGTCGGCCCGCGGCGGCAGGCCGCCGCCGAACCCGTTGCCCAGCGAGCAGTCCCACAGCAGCCGGTTGAACCAGTCGCCCGAGTCGTAGGAGTTGCGGTCGAACGACTTCGAACGCAGCCGTTCGCTGCCCGCGTGCACGAACGCCGCCCCCTGCGACAGCAGCGGCACGGCCAGCGACAGCACCTGCATGCGCACCCGGTCCGCCATGGACGTCCCCGGCGCCAGCTTGTACGCGAGCGCGTCGAACAACGTCTCGTTGTCATGCGCGTCCACGTACACGACGCTCTCGCCGGGGTCGCGGGCGTACCCGGCGGGGGCGCCGTTGTGGCGGACCTCCCCGCCGGTCCGGCCGGAGGGCAGCACGTAGTCGCGCAGGCTGCCCGTCAGGCCGATCCTGATGAGGTCGGTGTAGTGGGCGAGCCGCTCCCGCTGCTGCTCGGGGCCGCCGCCCGCGGCGCTGCCGTTGGGCGCGCCGGCCAGCCCGGAGCCGAAGCCCTGAGCGCGCGGGTCGGCGTCGAACGGCCCGCCGCCCCGCACCGCGTCCCGCGGGGCGTCGGCGAACGTGGCGACGCCGGTGCCGGCCATGCCCTCCTTCGTGGCCTGCGGGAAGCGGGCGCCGTCGGCGACCTCGCCGAAGTTCCAGCCCTCGCCGTACAGGATGATCGAACGGCCGTCCACGCCGTCGGCCTCGGGCGTCAGCGCGTCGAGCGCGCGGCGCACGGCCAGGATGTTGTCCTTCGGGTGGTGGCCCATGAGGTCGAAGCGGAACCCGTCGATCTTGTACTGCCTCGCCCAGGTGACGACGGAGTCCACCACGAGCCGGCCCATCATCCGGTGCTCGGGGGCGGTGTTGGCGCAGCAGGTGGAGGTGGCCACCGTGCCGTCGGCGAGCAGGCGGTGGTAGTAGCCGGGGACGATCGGGCCGAGCACCGACTCCGTGTGCGTGTGGTTGTAGACCACGTCCATGACCACGCGCAGCCCGGCCCGGTTGAGTGCGGCGACCATGGCGCGGAACTGCCGGATCCGGTCGTCGGGGTCGGTCGCGTACGAGCCCTCGGGCACCGTGTAGTGCAGCGGGTCGTAGCCCCAGTTGAAGGAGTCGGTGGCCGCGGTGCGGGCCACGCACTCCTGCTGCCGCTCCGAGTCGGGCGGCATGGCCGCCAGGTCGCCGGACGGCTCGACGCGGTCCTCGCGGCGTTCGGGCACCGTGGCCAGGTCGAAGACCGGCAGCAGGTGCACGTGGGTGACGCCGTCGGCGGCGAGGGCCCGCAGCTCCCGCGTCCCGTCCGAGTCGCGGGTGAAAGCCGCGTACGTGCCGCGCAGTTCCTCGGGGACGGTGGCGTCGGAGGCGGAGAAGTCGCGCACGTGCAGCTCGTAGATCACGGCCCGGTGCGGCGGCACGGGGGCGGGCTTGGCCAGGCCGTCCCAGCCGGGCGGCTTGCAGGCGGCGGCGTCGAGCCGGACGAGGCGGCTCCGCACGCCGTCCGGCGCCGTGGCCAGACTGTACGGGTCGGTGACCTCGCTGGTCACCATCCGGCCGGCGGCGGGGGAGTAGGCGGTGACGAGGAACGTGTAGTCGCGGCCCATCCACGACGGCCGGCCGTGCGCGGACCACACGCCGGTCGCGTCGTCGCGGCGCATGCGGTGGACGGTGCGCCCGCCCCTGCCGTACAGGGCCAGCTCGACCCTCCTGGCGGTGGGGGCCCACAGCGCCAGGCGCGGGCGCAGGCGGCCGGAAGGGCCGAGCGGTGCGGTGGCGGCCGCGGCGTACACGTCGTCGAGGACGCCGGGGAGCTGCACGCCCGTCGCCGCGACCAGCCTGCCCTCCTCGTCCCTGGACACCGCCGCGACCTGGCCGCGCAGGGCCTCCGGGATCAGGGCCGTGTCGCGCGGGTCCACCTTGAGCGCGGTGTACCCGGCCAGGTGCGGCCAGGCGCGGCGCTGCTCACCGGTCAGCTCGCCCGGCGAGAGCCGCAGGACCCCCGCCTCGCCGGCGTGGTCGCCGGGGCCGTCGAAGCCGAGGGTGGCGCCGGGACTGAACACCAGGGCGTGGCGGAGCGAGCCGGGCGTCTGCCAGAGGACGGTGTGACGGTCGATCCAGTGCGCGCGGCAGTGCCGCAGGTCGGCGTCCGGCTCGGGAGGCCGCGGCAGAACATGCCCCACGGCCCCCGCCACCCGCCACACCTCATACCCGACCAGCCCCGTCTCCACGGTCCGCCACTCACCCTGGTCAGCAGGGCGCCGGCCACCGTCCGGCCCGTCCCCGCCGCCTGGGGCGGCCTCACCGGGAGAGGGGTGGAGGGTGTAGCGGAGGGTCCGGGTGGGGGGTGGGAGGGGGATGTGGAAGACGGCGCCGAAGGAGTCGCGGCCGGAGGTGGGTACGGGGGTGCCGTCCGCGGGGCGCAAGGTCAGGTCCGCGTGGTCGTCGTCGGGGCCGCGGTAGTGGAGCACGACCGTGCCGTCCGCGGCGGCCCGGGTCGGGTGGAGGAGGAGCGAGCCCGCGTTCACGTACGCCTCCGGCTGCTCCGCGGGGACGATCCGCTGGTCGGGCCCGGGATCCTTGACGGGGCCGGCGTGCACGACGAAGTGCAGGGCGGCGGCCGGGTCCCGCAGTGGCACCCGCCACCACGCCCCGAAGGAGTCCACGCCGTCCGGTGGCCGGGGCTCCGCCCAGTCGGTGAGCGCGGCTTCGGCGACCGCCTCGCCCCACAGGTGCAGGCCCCACCCGGCGTACGAGCCGTCCGGCCGCCGGTAGTGGATCACGGCGTGCCCGTCGGCGGCGGCCCGCGAGCGGAACACCT is part of the Nonomuraea coxensis DSM 45129 genome and encodes:
- the pulA gene encoding pullulanase-type alpha-1,6-glucosidase, whose product is MKDLLVVHYRRAEPDGWGLHVWGDVAEPVAWDAPVPLDGEDAYGRFAWIPLRAGARRVGVLPHRGDTADGGGHLVDPAWAPEIWLDEGRDEVFRSRAAADGHAVIHYRRPDGSYAGWGLHLWGEAVAEAALTDWAEPRPPDGVDSFGAWWRVPLRDPAAALHFVVHAGPVKDPGPDQRIVPAEQPEAYVNAGSLLLHPTRAAADGTVVLHYRGPDDDHADLTLRPADGTPVPTSGRDSFGAVFHIPLPPPTRTLRYTLHPSPGEAAPGGGDGPDGGRRPADQGEWRTVETGLVGYEVWRVAGAVGHVLPRPPEPDADLRHCRAHWIDRHTVLWQTPGSLRHALVFSPGATLGFDGPGDHAGEAGVLRLSPGELTGEQRRAWPHLAGYTALKVDPRDTALIPEALRGQVAAVSRDEEGRLVAATGVQLPGVLDDVYAAAATAPLGPSGRLRPRLALWAPTARRVELALYGRGGRTVHRMRRDDATGVWSAHGRPSWMGRDYTFLVTAYSPAAGRMVTSEVTDPYSLATAPDGVRSRLVRLDAAACKPPGWDGLAKPAPVPPHRAVIYELHVRDFSASDATVPEELRGTYAAFTRDSDGTRELRALAADGVTHVHLLPVFDLATVPERREDRVEPSGDLAAMPPDSERQQECVARTAATDSFNWGYDPLHYTVPEGSYATDPDDRIRQFRAMVAALNRAGLRVVMDVVYNHTHTESVLGPIVPGYYHRLLADGTVATSTCCANTAPEHRMMGRLVVDSVVTWARQYKIDGFRFDLMGHHPKDNILAVRRALDALTPEADGVDGRSIILYGEGWNFGEVADGARFPQATKEGMAGTGVATFADAPRDAVRGGGPFDADPRAQGFGSGLAGAPNGSAAGGGPEQQRERLAHYTDLIRIGLTGSLRDYVLPSGRTGGEVRHNGAPAGYARDPGESVVYVDAHDNETLFDALAYKLAPGTSMADRVRMQVLSLAVPLLSQGAAFVHAGSERLRSKSFDRNSYDSGDWFNRLLWDCSLGNGFGGGLPPRADNEVRWPYARPLLADPALRPGCEAIGAARGRVGELLRVRASTPAFALGSGEEVRRRLSFPAAPDGVIVMHVDTAGIDPRWSAVTAVLNATPYELALPVTAPAGQEPALHPVLAASADPVVRGSVFDRAGGTLIVPGRTVAVFVTP